The Anabas testudineus chromosome 1, fAnaTes1.2, whole genome shotgun sequence genomic sequence aaaaactaaacatgacTGAAGCTGTCTTTCATCTCATCACTGAatatttctctccctctctttttattacttttctttctacttcttttctccctccactAGAGTTGCAGTCTTAGTACTTTACAGGCTCGGTTAAAAGTTGCAGCCCACCAGGCAGAAGAGGAGTCAGAGGTGACAGCTGAAAACTTTCTGGAGGGTCGAACAGATATAGATGAATTCCTGACCAGCTTCATGGAGAAGAGAACGGTGAGATGCTTGGAGGATTTGTGTGAAGATCACAGTGATATGTTGTCTATATTAGGTTGAAGCTTTAGCAGaagtacaataaataacatTGACTGTGTTAACTCCGCAGCTTTGCCACAGCAGAAGGGCCAAAGAGGAGAAGTTGCAACAGTCCATCAACATGCATGGACAATTTCCTACCAGCCACTAAAACACAGGGTACAACATATAAATTACATGATACGGTGTAATATCTAAGTGTACCTCAGTTTTTATCAAGGAAAAACAGTCATTGTTTACGATTTCTTGCATTTGGTCCTCAGGTTCAGTGTTTTCTCAGCCAACTGCTGCCAACTAAAAGAATAAAGACATCAGAGTGGATGAAAAGCACACAGTCAACAATGGGCACTTGGGCTATAAAGAGAAGCTTAGATCtgggctaaaaaaaaaaaactgctgaagcTGGATCGTGTGAAAGCAAGAAGAAGCTAATGAGTCACCAGAGGAGGCCAAAACGGACAGAACGGCTGACACGTGTCTAACTGTACAACCACATAAAAATGGCTCACCTTGTGAATATTTTTTACTGCACAATCGGCATGTCCAGTTTTGAGGCGACAGTGGTGACGAagagttttgtttctttccaggATTCATGTCACTGTGAGTGTACATGGTCTGAGGTTGATGATGTGAACACATGTGGAAGAAAGTACATATTTCGTTGGACAGTATTCCTGATCTTGCATTCTCTCATGCAGACAAGTATCTGTCATTATAAATTAACAGTAAAATTGCTTATGTTGGTATCTGTATTTCCAGTCCCTGACCACATCGTCCAGTCCTTGCTTTAATTTGCCAGAAAGATTTTTCCCCGTCTTAgtttacaaacacaaagagcaacaTTTATACCATAAATGTCCTGCTCCTTGGAAAGGCTGTTCTGGCCATTTACAGAAATCTCATCACTGGCAATGTCATCAACATAATCTGTTTGTATCTACCAACAAACAAAGAAGCAAGGACAGGGAAGTGTTTTCAGGAGACTTGAGACTGCTGAAATTTAAACTGGGTTTTGATAGTAGGGAGTGCGAGATTCATTTATGAAAGTGTCAGATTTCCCCTTTGAGCAATTTTTTGAGCAAAGCCTAAATACCAGTGTGTTTGCACCAACATGaataatttgattaaatgtaGCACACTAATAGCGCCGTATTGATTGACCTACTGTATATGACTACACATTTTGTCAGTGAAGATAAACCTGTAGCAGACCAGGAAAACATACATCTTTTGTTTTCTGAGTGGCTGCTAGTGGCTCATTTGAATGGAGCAGAAAGCAAGCACCAGTAAAGTccctttatttttctcttattttattGGTCACTGTTAAAATATTCCCCACATTATTTCTGAAATGTTATTTCAGACATTTGATCGCTTTAACAGAAGAAGTATGGTCAGGTTACGGGTAAATCTGACTCCTGTTAACGGTTTAGTCACTGGTATCTTACTTCTTGTGGGTTTTACAGTAATCCGattatttgtgttgatgtaaaTACACTGATCACTAGCTTCTCCTGAAGAGCATCGTAATTATAATCTGAACCTTTAATATTTGACAGAGAACCTGAAAAGATTTGAGTTTATATTGAGGAATATTAGTTTAGACGCTGCAGTAAAATGCAATGACATTggatactgtatttaaataatgttaataataggCTATATTGTAATCAAAGGCTCAAGACACCTTGTATTATATGttcttatttaatttgttaGATTAATAAAGCATTTAGaataaatctgtttgtgtgctgtttgttctgtttagCTACTGCACAGCAGTGGGATCAGATAGTTCAGTGGTGACCAGAAGTGTTCAGTGTACTTATACCTCCtacagaacaaagacaaaatgtcgagaagtttaataaagtattttatagaTGCACAGAATTTGTAGCAAGTAATAACAAAACTGAGAATACACTACTTCCCTTAAGTTATTCTAGTTTAACATTAAAGGTACAAACACAGATTGGTACAGCTCACTACAAGGACCTGACAGTACAAGagtttcctcctcctccgcaGCAGGTGGCGATAATTCAACCAAAGTTCGTGTCGACAACCGGAAACCACGAAGAAGAGGACAAACCGGAAATACAACAGGAAAGCGCGGATGTGAGTGAAATTGGAAAAGTCCGAAGTTTCTGCGACTAATCTTCATTTTTTCTGCTAATTTCTGAACAGAAGCTTCCAGCCGCAGGTTAGCAACTGTTAAAGATTAACTGACGAAACACATCACATTCACTTCAAAGTTGTCATTAGCTTAGCAACGGCTAAAGAAACCATCATTGTTAACAATTGTTATTCAGTGTTATTACACACATCGTATTTTGTACTTTAGTTTATTTCGTTTCATCCTCAGTGGTTGTCATTTATATTTCACTGCTAAGTTACTGAGCCGTAGTAGAGTTGCTGCACTCGTCTCAAGTGTGAGTTAGCACAcgataaatgaataaaacgaGGTTGAATTTGTTTGAGTTTTAGTTGAATTATAACTTTTCTGACATTTAGGAGACACACGAAATATTCAGACATTGTAGAAATTAGTGAACAGATAAATTGCACTGCTTGATGTAAGTCCTGGCTGTGGTAAACACTCTTCTGTGTGGCTGTCTCCAGATACCTGACAGTAAATCACAGTTACTGTATAAGGGTATAATAAGTTGTGGCCActgtgattcatttatttttatattgcatTGGCCAATTATTTATATGCTACACTCAGTACATCACTGGTGCCCAAACATCTTCATACCCAATTTTGCTCTCAGTTTCCTCTGAATTTGCTCCTCTGAATTTTCACAAATTTAAAAGACGATGTCATATTTGTTGATGTAAACAGTGAATTTTGAGTGAATCAGTGAATCAGTACTTGACTGATTGACCTTCAACTGTGCTTACTCTAACCTTTCTTCAAATTCTCCTGTAGAAGATAGTTGCACAATGTGATGGCTGATTTAAGAGTGCTTTCTGTTCAGCCTTTCCTCATAATGTCAAATGAAAGTTTGCATAACCACCTGTGTGCATGTTCTGTGTGTCCAGGTCAGTCCAGAGACATGTCACGACAGCTGGGAGACAGTCATAGAAGGTTTCTGCAAACCATGATGACTGTTGGCATTGTTGATGAACCTGGAGCGAGGGCACTCTATCAGCATTGTTGTGAAACacacaacagtaagtcattgTATGTACATACTGTCTAAGCAGTCAGACAGTAGTGCCTTTCTCTATCAAGAGATGGGAGTCAAAGCTGGCCAAAGCCCGTGCACATCCCTGTACAATAAGAATATTTttacaatactactactacaaaagTCTTCTTAgtgaattgtttttaaaatttccaTCCTTGAATTGtaaaaaatttatatttatttataatttttataaaCTACTCCATATAAACTGTGAATTGTTGTTGACATTTCCAAAGCCAAACTTTTAATGCTGGGAATGTGTAAATTTTTGGACCATTAAGTTGCCTTGCAATTAGGTCAGTTGATTTTGAAGTAAATAGGAATTTATGTCTTCATTTCCAATTTGCTatgtagtttagttttgtgCCCAAAAACTACACTCACTGGCCTCTTTATTTGGTACACCTGCACATGGCAACAACTCTGTGGTCTGTGTATTTAACAATTTGCTTGGGCCCACCAGACTTGGACCATGTTAAGTCAGAAAAACATTGCCTGTTTGATGAGTCTTGATTTTTGCATTATTTGCAGCATTTGGATGTTAGGGTCAGAATTTGGCGTAAACAGCATAAATTTATCCTGCATTGTAGTGGCTATGGTGTGGGAGATATTTTCTTAGCACACCTCTGGTGTCTTACTACCAACTGTGCATTAGTTAAATGCCACAGCTTACCCGAGTATTGTTGCTGACAATTTCCTTTATGACCACAGTGTATCCATCTTCTGATGGTTAAATTCAACAGCATAGCGCTCCATGTCACAACGCTAAAATCACCTCAGACTGGTTTGTTGAATACAATTAGTTCACAGTACTGAAATGGCCTCTACAGTCACCAGATCTCAATCCAATAGAGCACCTGTAGAAAGTAGAGTGTGCTGGAGGAACGACGTGACACAAAAACTACACCGTAAAAAtctattgtgttttgtttacagcacttTGAAATAGTCTGGTGTGTCTGCTGTACTTGCCCGGGAAATCTCCATctagagaagttcagggttccagtgcatgtgtaAAAGCAGCTTAAATCTTTTGAAGACTGACAAATTTGATCTTTGTTGCAGCACAGTGTGCCCCTGACAAATTAGATGATTTCATTGATGCCATCAACTCAAAGTTGCAGCCCATGTTCATGCAGATTCGGAAAGGGATGTCTGAAGACAGCGGTCAACAATACTATGCTTTGGTTAGTCTCTTTTATTCCTGCAATAGACCTGTGGAGTCTGGCCTGTCCCATATTTAGTgacttatttaaaatgatttctagTAAATTGATGTGAGTACTTAAAATCCCAGGACAGTTGCCCACATGAATGTacagagactgaaaacaaacagagatgcACAGGTTTAAATTAACAAGAAGTTATAAAGTTATTAGAGgttttataaaaaacacaaactaagaATTAAGTTAATGTCAATAAATGTCTGTAGAACCACCAGGAGGCATTGTTAATCACAGTCACTTCAATCCTGTCCAGGTAAACATGGCTGAGACTGATATCACCAGAATGTCATCAGACTATGCCGATAACGAACTGGAGCTGTTCAGGAAAACGGTGAGTTAAATTCATAGGAAATCCTCAGaatttttaagtttaaaaaaaaatatattaatggTCGATTAGAGAATTAAACCCTGAAATATCACACAGTCTTTTTACTCAGTAGTGGTGTAAACCCTCTCTAGCTtgtaattcaatttatttatcacatgGCATATGATATGTCACCATTGACCAGTTAGATTAATGTAGTCATTGACATTGTGTTTTAGTTCTGAAACGCACATCAGACTGATTAGGATATATATGTTCAGAGGCCACGGTGTAACATTTGATAATGCAATCTGTGAAAATCACCAGCCGTTCTTGCTTTTCATCAGTGTGAGATGACCTCTGGacatgctgtatttttatttatttattttttatttgttgagtAATGTGAGTTGTCCTTACTCAGATGGATTTGATTGTGAATGCTGAGAACGGCAAGGCCTCCTCCACTGACATTCTGAACAGCACTGACAGCATGACCACGAAAAAGCTGAAGAAGAGCGAAACAGAGCTTCTCTTGAAACGACTTGTTCATGATAAATGGCTTAATGAGGTAAAACACAGTATTGAAATtcaaaatctaaattaatttgTAACCTACCAGGAATTTTTGTTATGGAATGTAACTTTAAAGACATAGCACATTTACACTGTGTctatatttcccaaaatgtctaTTACAGTTTAATGTGGCATGAAACTCATAATGAGGCAagaacaaaatgagaaataagCAATAAGCAATGTGAAACGTGGTATGTTGTCATCAAATCACCATATTATGTTTATAATcgacatttatttttcattgtccataaaataataaccaCTATTAAGTCGATTAAGCAGTACTACCCACTTTAGCACCAATTTTGTTGATTTGTTAAGTGTGTAACTGATTTCTGTTGATTAATATAGAAACAGGGTGAATACACCTTGTCTACCAGATGCATCATAGAGATGGAGCCCCACATCCGCACAATGTACCAGGACCAGGTTAAATTGTGTCATATCTGTCACAGCATCGCATTTCAGGTAagtgtttcctctgtctttctgttgtgaATCAACCTTATACCTCTGTGGAAaattacaaatgaaataaaatagtaGTGGCTCTGTCATTTATATGCAAAAATACTAAtcactgatttaattttttaaattcaatttgtaattagttgaataaataaaaaaagaaataactaTTTCTACACCTGACATTTCCTATACATATCTGACACGTCTGTTGACTAATGCAATTTTAATCTGATCGAATTGGTTTttttgttcgtttgtttgtttcagtgccAAATTTGTGAGAATCCTACATGTGGTATAAAGATACACAACCCATGTGTAGCAAGATACTTTAAAGGCAGACCAGAGCCGCGGTGTCCAGCCTGTGACGACTTTTGGCCACATGAAATCCCCggtatttcagttttaaaattaattacatttattttaaaagtcttcattttaataattacatactTGAGTGATATAGtattaaatatatgaatatataatagTAGtacttaaaatatataaaatattattgtatTCAAGTATGTAAATCCATCCCCAGAATATTTAGCTTTTCAAAAATCAAACATCTTACTCTATTTATGTTTTGGaactataataatattttttttacatttgtagtaAAATATACTGATGATTGATTGAGGTCATAAAAACCAAAGTCTATCATGTGCGTTTCCCTTTGTGTTGTAGTTTGTAATGAGTCTTTTGCGGTGTTTATTACAGAAGTGAGACGGCATCATTCTCAGTCCAGAAGATGAAGGCTTCAGCATCAAATATGcctttataatattttaatattagtttgtaataaatctgacattttcatttaaatgttttaaattattttcttctacaaaaataaacaaggaGTTGTGTCACTGAAATGCGttcatcatgtttattttctcatcgtcatgaaaaaaaacaccagcacagttttgtttgtgcttATTTTAGAAATGCAAATGATTCCTTCTGCTGTGTATGCTGCTTCAGGATCAATTATGAACAACATAACAACTGTTA encodes the following:
- the nsmce1 gene encoding non-structural maintenance of chromosomes element 1 homolog, producing the protein MSRQLGDSHRRFLQTMMTVGIVDEPGARALYQHCCETHNTQCAPDKLDDFIDAINSKLQPMFMQIRKGMSEDSGQQYYALVNMAETDITRMSSDYADNELELFRKTMDLIVNAENGKASSTDILNSTDSMTTKKLKKSETELLLKRLVHDKWLNEKQGEYTLSTRCIIEMEPHIRTMYQDQVKLCHICHSIAFQCQICENPTCGIKIHNPCVARYFKGRPEPRCPACDDFWPHEIPEVRRHHSQSRR